From Amycolatopsis sp. YIM 10, the proteins below share one genomic window:
- the dapF gene encoding diaminopimelate epimerase — MGGIEFLKGHGTQNDFVLLPDPAARLDLTPARVAALCDRQRGIGADGVLRVVRAADLGVESAGEWFMDYRNADGSIAEMCGNGVRVFVRYLVDAGLAEGPEFVIGTRAGDRPVVVRPDGAVTVQMGPATITGSSVTMVGEQSFSGVAVDVGNPHLVSFTEDDVAGLDLRDQPAYDRDFFPDGVNLEFVNALGEGHLRMRVYERGVGETRACGTGTVAVVAAAQHLAGLETAESVVDIPGGRVVVTVAHGESTLTGPAEIVARGELDEAWWSANA, encoded by the coding sequence ATGGGCGGTATCGAATTCCTCAAGGGGCACGGCACGCAGAACGATTTTGTGCTGCTCCCCGACCCGGCCGCACGGCTGGACCTGACCCCGGCGCGGGTCGCCGCCCTCTGCGATCGCCAGCGCGGCATCGGCGCGGACGGCGTGCTGCGGGTGGTGCGCGCGGCCGATCTGGGCGTGGAGTCGGCGGGCGAGTGGTTCATGGACTATCGCAACGCCGACGGATCGATTGCCGAGATGTGCGGCAACGGCGTGCGGGTTTTCGTCCGCTACCTGGTCGACGCGGGCCTGGCCGAGGGGCCGGAGTTCGTCATCGGCACCCGGGCGGGCGACCGCCCGGTGGTGGTGCGCCCCGACGGCGCCGTGACCGTCCAAATGGGACCGGCCACGATCACCGGCTCGTCGGTGACCATGGTCGGCGAGCAGTCGTTCTCCGGGGTCGCGGTGGACGTGGGCAATCCGCACCTGGTGTCGTTCACCGAGGACGACGTGGCCGGGCTCGACCTGCGCGATCAGCCGGCGTACGACCGCGATTTCTTCCCCGATGGGGTGAACCTGGAGTTCGTCAACGCGCTCGGTGAGGGACATCTGCGCATGCGGGTCTACGAGCGCGGCGTCGGCGAGACGCGGGCCTGCGGCACCGGCACGGTGGCCGTGGTGGCCGCCGCGCAGCACCTGGCCGGGCTCGAAACCGCCGAGTCCGTGGTCGACATTCCCGGTGGTCGCGTGGTCGTCACGGTGGCGCACGGCGAATCCACCCTCACCGGGCCCGCCGAGATCGTCGCCAGGGGTGAGCTGGACGAGGCCTGGTGGTCGGCCAACGCCTGA